In one window of Verrucomicrobiota bacterium DNA:
- the nrfD gene encoding polysulfide reductase NrfD, which translates to MITDQTQAKEGTRAQAEKEETPEPLVRPGETFRSVTEKISGIVLDRRHPLPWWICFGAGFLLMMGFFYAVSVLLAVGVGIWGINIPVAWGFAITNFVWWIGIGHAGTLISAILLLLLQKWRNSINRLAEAMTLFAVACAGLFPLLHLGRPWAFFWLLPYPNGMELWPQFRSALVWDVFAVGTYLTVSIYFWYTGLVPDAATLRDRAKTRFGRVVFGILALGWRGSARHWRNYESAYLLMAGLATPLVLSVHSVVSFDFATAIVPGWHSTIFPPYFVAGAVYSGFAMVLNIMIPLRKWYGLENIVTGKHLDNMGKVMLATGLMLAYGYVFDMFTAWYSADPAEQYSLVNRAGGPYAWVFWLLILVNVILPQALWWPYVRRNPVPLFFAALSINLGMWIERFVIVVVSLNRDYLPSSWRLFIPTGWDWLTLFGSLGLFFALIFLFVRFLPMVTIFEVRSLIAEEKEGSA; encoded by the coding sequence ATGATCACGGACCAGACGCAGGCGAAGGAAGGAACGCGGGCTCAAGCGGAGAAGGAAGAAACGCCGGAACCGCTGGTGCGGCCGGGCGAAACCTTCAGGTCCGTAACCGAGAAGATCAGCGGCATCGTCCTGGACCGGCGCCATCCGTTACCCTGGTGGATCTGTTTCGGCGCGGGCTTTCTGCTGATGATGGGGTTCTTCTACGCGGTTTCCGTACTGCTGGCGGTCGGCGTCGGGATCTGGGGCATCAACATCCCGGTGGCGTGGGGTTTTGCGATCACGAACTTCGTCTGGTGGATCGGGATCGGGCACGCCGGCACCCTGATCTCCGCCATTCTCCTCCTGCTGCTCCAAAAATGGCGCAACTCGATCAACCGGCTGGCTGAAGCGATGACGCTTTTCGCAGTCGCCTGTGCGGGCCTGTTTCCGCTGCTGCACCTGGGGCGGCCCTGGGCTTTTTTCTGGCTGTTACCGTACCCGAACGGCATGGAACTGTGGCCGCAGTTCCGCAGCGCCCTGGTGTGGGACGTATTCGCGGTCGGAACCTACCTGACGGTCTCCATCTACTTTTGGTACACCGGCCTGGTGCCTGACGCGGCGACGTTGCGGGACCGGGCGAAAACGCGTTTCGGCCGGGTGGTTTTCGGTATCCTGGCGCTGGGTTGGCGTGGATCGGCACGCCACTGGCGGAACTATGAATCGGCCTACCTGCTGATGGCCGGCCTGGCAACCCCGCTGGTGCTCTCGGTGCACAGCGTTGTCAGCTTCGACTTCGCGACGGCAATCGTGCCGGGCTGGCATTCTACCATTTTCCCGCCTTACTTCGTCGCGGGCGCGGTCTACTCGGGATTCGCCATGGTGCTCAACATCATGATCCCCCTGCGCAAGTGGTACGGGTTGGAGAACATAGTAACCGGGAAACACCTCGACAACATGGGCAAGGTGATGCTCGCCACCGGTTTGATGCTCGCTTACGGCTACGTCTTCGACATGTTCACCGCGTGGTACAGCGCGGATCCGGCCGAACAGTATTCACTGGTCAACCGTGCGGGCGGACCCTACGCGTGGGTCTTCTGGCTGCTGATCCTGGTTAACGTGATCCTGCCCCAGGCGTTGTGGTGGCCGTACGTGCGAAGAAATCCCGTCCCGCTCTTCTTCGCCGCGCTCAGCATCAACCTGGGCATGTGGATCGAGCGTTTCGTCATTGTGGTCGTCAGCCTTAACCGTGACTACCTGCCGTCGAGCTGGCGCCTGTTCATTCCCACCGGTTGGGACTGGTTAACCCTCTTCGGCAGCCTCGGCTTGTTCTTCGCCCTCATCTTCCTCTTCGTCCGGTTCTTGCCGATGGTAACCATATTCGAGGTCCGATCTTTGATCGCGGAAGAAAAGGAGGGCTCGGCGTGA
- a CDS encoding DUF3341 domain-containing protein — MKGFSTVYGVIAEYNSEDALCEAARNARAHGYRKLDAFSPLPVKGLDEILGLKPSRAPVWVFTGGLIGGFTGYFMQLWGVGINYPFDVGGRPLNSWPLFIPITFELTILGGATAAVLSLFFLNGLPRLNHPVFAAPGFERATTDAFFLCVLSSDPDFDPMLVRRFFLQETGAITVTELRR; from the coding sequence GTGAAAGGGTTTTCTACCGTCTACGGCGTGATCGCCGAGTACAACTCGGAAGACGCGCTCTGCGAAGCCGCCCGGAACGCGCGGGCGCACGGTTACCGCAAGCTCGACGCGTTCAGCCCGTTGCCGGTCAAAGGTCTGGACGAGATCCTTGGGCTTAAACCGAGCCGGGCGCCCGTCTGGGTGTTCACCGGAGGGCTGATCGGCGGCTTCACCGGGTACTTCATGCAGCTGTGGGGAGTCGGGATCAACTACCCATTCGACGTCGGCGGGCGCCCTCTGAACAGCTGGCCGCTTTTCATTCCGATTACCTTCGAACTGACAATCCTGGGAGGAGCAACTGCAGCCGTCCTCTCGTTGTTTTTCCTGAACGGGCTCCCGCGGTTGAATCATCCGGTCTTCGCGGCGCCGGGTTTCGAACGCGCCACGACCGACGCGTTCTTCCTTTGCGTGCTGTCGAGCGACCCGGACTTCGATCCGATGCTGGTGCGCCGGTTTTTTCTCCAGGAGACCGGCGCCATCACGGTAACGGAGTTACGCCGATGA
- a CDS encoding cytochrome c — MKMPALFLAVAACGLMGCRNEMRYDSRLKPYQETPFFADRNSSRPLVSGVVPRGEARTDDFFYTGEINGHLVRGFPAPVTLEQLRKGRERYNIYCSVCHGITGVGDGMIVQRGFPRPPSFHDQRLRDAPEGHFFHVITHGYGAMYSYAGRVEPAERWAIIAYIRALQLSRDARVDDVPPAERVHLPENGGNSGGH; from the coding sequence ATGAAAATGCCCGCGCTTTTTCTGGCCGTCGCTGCGTGCGGGCTGATGGGGTGCCGCAATGAAATGAGGTACGACTCACGGCTGAAACCTTACCAGGAGACCCCGTTTTTCGCCGATCGCAACTCTTCACGCCCCTTGGTAAGCGGCGTGGTCCCGCGCGGGGAGGCGCGCACGGATGATTTTTTTTACACCGGGGAGATCAATGGTCACCTGGTGCGCGGATTTCCCGCGCCGGTCACGCTTGAGCAACTCAGGAAAGGGCGGGAGCGCTATAATATTTACTGTTCGGTGTGTCACGGCATCACCGGGGTAGGGGACGGCATGATCGTGCAGCGGGGTTTCCCGCGGCCGCCCTCCTTTCACGATCAGCGCCTCCGGGACGCCCCGGAGGGGCACTTCTTTCACGTAATCACCCATGGCTACGGCGCGATGTACTCGTACGCCGGCCGGGTTGAACCCGCGGAACGCTGGGCGATTATCGCCTACATCCGTGCGCTGCAGTTAAGCCGTGACGCCAGGGTCGACGACGTGCCGCCGGCTGAGCGTGTTCACCTGCCGGAAAACGGAGGGAACAGTGGCGGGCACTAA